The Benincasa hispida cultivar B227 chromosome 9, ASM972705v1, whole genome shotgun sequence genome has a segment encoding these proteins:
- the LOC120086365 gene encoding trihelix transcription factor ASIL2 produces the protein MKEDDEIQSYPSPGSGSPASPISNGRITVTVAAAPPPPPSSQNMITLALPNQQSKGGGGGSGGGGREDCWSEGATSVLIDAWGERYLELSRGNLKQKHWKEVADIVSSREDYTKIPRTDIQCKNRIDTVKKKYKTEKAKITAGGGPSKWPFYDRLDQLIGPASKNSASSAGVATAVNPPLQQNQKVPLGIPVVNRSLIPYQAHHNHSHQQQPKGPKAQKIQYHKRPRTTDSDSSGSDRETSPTSSDSYRQANFQRKNVRVQKEAVNPNLGQVGKAEKGRNGSREKGWGNAVSELTQAILKFGEAYEQAESSKLEQVVEMEKQRMKFAKDLELQRMQFFMKTQLEISQLKHGRRVVAAGNHHCSNNNNSNSDSSN, from the coding sequence ATGAAGGAAGACGATGAGATTCAGTCCTATCCGTCACCGGGAAGTGGATCTCCTGCTTCGCCGATCTCCAACGGCCGGATTACCGTAACGGTTGCGGCGGCGCCTCCTCCTCCGCCTTCTTCTCAGAACATGATAACCTTGGCTCTGCCGAATCAGCAGTCCAAGGGCGGCGGTGGAGGAAGCGGCGGTGGCGGAAGAGAGGATTGCTGGAGCGAAGGTGCGACGTCGGTGCTGATTGATGCTTGGGGAGAGAGGTATTTAGAACTGAGTAGAGGGAATTTGAAGCAGAAGCATTGGAAAGAGGTTGCTGATATTGTGAGTAGTAGAGAGGATTATACGAAGATACCGAGGACTGATATTCAGTGCAAGAATCGGATTGATACGGTCAAGAAGAAATATAAGACTGAGAAGGCTAAGATTACTGCTGGAGGAGGCCCCAGTAAGTGGCCATTTTATGATAGATTGGATCAACTGATTGGTCCCGCTTCGAAGAATTCTGCTTCTAGCGCCGGTGTAGCGACCGCTGTAAATCCGCCGCTGCAGCAGAACCAGAAAGTTCCTCTAGGAATTCCTGTAGTGAATCGATCGTTAATTCCGTATCAAGCTCATCATAATCACAGTCACCAACAGCAACCAAAGGGGCCAAAAGCTCAGAAGATTCAGTACCACAAGCGGCCTCGAACTACTGATTCCGATTCCTCAGGCTCCGACCGAGAAACATCCCCAACTTCGAGTGATAGTTATCGGCAAGCAAATTTTCAGAGGAAAAATGTTAGGGTTCAGAAGGAAGCGGTGAATCCGAATTTGGGGCAGGTGGGGAAGGCAGAGAAGGGAAGGAATGGATCGAGAGAAAAGGGATGGGGAAATGCTGTGAGTGAATTAACACAAGCAATTCTGAAATTTGGCGAGGCGTATGAACAAGCAGAGAGTTCGAAGCTGGAGCAAGTAGTGGAAATGGAGAAGCAGAGGATGAAATTTGCCAAGGATCTGGAATTGCAAAGAATGCAATTCTTTATGAAGACACAGTTGGAGATTTCGCAGCTCAAACATGGGAGAAGAGTTGTTGCTGCTGGTAATCATCATTGtagcaacaacaacaacagtAACAGCGATAGCAGCAACTAG